The Pithys albifrons albifrons isolate INPA30051 chromosome 23, PitAlb_v1, whole genome shotgun sequence genome contains a region encoding:
- the LOC139682168 gene encoding putative claudin-24: protein MAGGWWAKAQAGGMLLALLGWVSSCVTTFVPLWKNLNLDLNELEVWNMGLWQVCITQEEGVVECQAHGSFLALPPELRISRLLMCISNGLGLLGCLLAALGLEGWRACEDKPGQKQRLLLAGGAALGTAGITTLVPVSWVAYNTVLDFWDETVPDIVPRWEFGEATFLGWFAGAFLATAGLLLACSARSTSTTTPPAPPCHQPPTTRGPAGGHHHPHPKNADLVI, encoded by the coding sequence ATGGCCGGGGGCTGGTGGGCGAAGGCGCAGGCGGGGGGGATGCTGTTGGCCCTCCTCGGGTGGGTCAGCTCCTGTGTCACCACCTTCGTGCCACTCTGGAAGAACCTCAACCTGGACCTGAACGAGCTGGAGGTCTGGAACATGGGGCTTTGGCAGGTCTGCATCACCCAGGAAGAGGGGGTGGTCGAGTGCCAAGCCCACGGCTCCTTTCTGGCGCTGCCCCCTGAGCTGCGCATCTCTCGCCTGCTGATGTGCATCTCCAacgggctggggctgctgggctgcctCCTCGCcgccctggggctggagggctggAGAGCCTGCGAGGACAAACCTGGGCAAAAGCAGCGTCTCCTGCTCGCCGGGGGAGCGGCGCTTGGCACTGCAGGGATTACCACCCTCGTGCCAGTCTCCTGGGTCGCCTACAACACCGTCCTCGACTTCTGGGATGAGACCGTCCCCGACATCGTGCCCCGGTGGGAGTTCGGGGAGGCCACCTTCCTGGGATGGTTTGCTGGAGCCTTCCTCGCCACTGCTGGGCTGCTCCTCGCCTGCAGCGCCCGCTCCACGAGCACCACAACACCACCGGCCCctccctgccaccagccccCCACCACGCGGGGTCCAGCTGGGGGCCATCACCACCCACACCCCAAAAACGCAGACCTGGTCATCTAG